In Benincasa hispida cultivar B227 unplaced genomic scaffold, ASM972705v1 Contig762, whole genome shotgun sequence, the sequence AGAAGCTCAGCAAACTCTTGAAATAGCAAAAGCTAACTTATGGAACACTCAGGGCAAGAGACAAACATTCGAGGCAAATTTAGTTCTCAGATGAGCTAGAAACAAGAGTGCTGTCGAAAAAAAACTTCCAAGTTAAACAGAAAATGCACAATCTAATCAGGATACCTTTGCTACAGCTATATGTATAGCACATGCCAGAACCTCTATCTCCAGCTCGAAGATCTGCTTCCAACACTCTACCAACAGGTCCAGCAGCAACACTACACCCAGCACCAAGAGAAAAGTGCATTCGGCTGCAGAATGTCTTGACAGCTTTTGAATTATGAAGCACGATTATGAAATCCATGAGCTCACCACCAATCTAAGGTAAACAAGAATACAAATAATTCAGAACTCAATGAGCATACAAGACTCTTGTGTGATTTGAGTCAAAAGTCCTTGTTCCACATCTCATAAGGGAGACAAGAACCCAAAATGTACGCTGCCAAGATCCTATAACCTAACTTAGCCATTTCTAAAGATCGAAAATTCTTCTAGAAATTCTACACGTGTAAAAGAACTTGGAATTAAAAGTCTTTTTACCTGGGCACCCCATCCCAATCCAACAGATAATATAGCTGATGGGGCAGACCATGAACCATCCGACCTTCGGGCAATTACCAAACCAGTGCCAAATTTGTAAGCCACCAACACTCCACCTTTAGCGACTGTCAAAATAGCAAGACCTTTGGCCCCCTTCAGTACAGCCAAGGGTATAGACTTTTCAGGATTTAGTCTAGAGACCTATACAATTCAACGCCAGTAAACAGAATGTCACAGAAGAATATCCACACAACCATTTAATATATCACAGTATAATTATAGATCTCAAAGAGTACGATAGCATGTATGGTAATTCAAGTTATACTGCATGGTAACAACACCTGGAAGTATCCTCTTAGCGTTTTGGATGCTTTGTATATCTCATGTTCCATGGACAGACCAATAGGAAGATTCAACCACCCTCTTGAACACGTCCAGTCCATCACATCATGTTTCGCCCTTTGCACAGCATTGCTAATGCTGTTAATAAGTACACCCTGTAAAGGATCAAGCCTGTCATAGCAGGCATCACATACCCTCTGTGGATTTCTCTCTCTGAACTTAACGGGCATCAAACACCTCCCTTTTGAACAGGCTCGGCAGAAAATCCCTCCACAAAATCGACAATGATGCCTACCGCGAGTGATTGCAGTAAAAGGGGCAGTACATTGCATACAAATTGAAGAAGAACTATCTGGAAGCCATTCTGGGGGCTCAGCCTCCAAAACATCTTTATAAGCAGTATAATTAATCATATTCGGCTCGAGAAGAGGTGGGGCACTAGGAATGTACACCGAGGAGTGCAAATAGGTATCACCATTCTTTTCAGAACcaagaaatgaaatatttgaactAGGAACTTGTTTATCCGAGGAGACATCCGAAGGTTTATTCGCACCAGTCAATATAGCAAACATCCCATTTAAAACATTCTTTAAATTCACCTCAGGACGCACACTATTTTGCTTTGGAATATCAAACTCGTCACTTGAATCGCATTCATCCTCAATAAAGTCTTCAGATTCAACAGAAAACTTTGAGTTCTGAAAGGGCGCACTACCATTAGGCATGGCCCATAGAGAATCACAATCTTCATCATCATTGTGAACTCTGTTCACCTTTCCAACATTAGAAAGGGAAGAATATGTAACTTTCCCGTTTAAGGTAGCCATGAACTACACAATAACTAAAACCAAGATCAATTATCAGTGTAAAACTTACAAGAACTGAATAGAAAGCAACTATTTCAAGTTCTCTTTCGAGGAAATTCAACAAATGCTTAGTTTCAGCTCCTATATACAAATGTTGGGAGAAAAATCATCATAAACGAAAGAAGGGTGGATTAGAATTTCAAAAACATTATACATACAAATTACAAGGGGTCCGTGTAGACTAATTCGTAATCTAGGGTTTTCCTCGTCGGTATAAAAAAGAACAGGAAAACGGCATGCAAAGCTAAGAATTTGAGAGGAAATCCAAACGGAAGGCAGAAAGAATTGCCATACCTTTCTGATAGGAAGAATTGAGTTGAAGGAAATGATTTGGTAGCTAGGGTTTGAGCTGAGAAAACCGACGAGAACGACGATGGCGGGATGAAATGGGAAAGAACCGATGAATCTCTTTCGAGGATTCAAgcaatcttttattttattttccattttctcgGGTGAGTTTTTATATTTCTCcgggtttaaaaaataaaataaggggAAATTATTTTTTGGTCCTCCTAGttcatcaattttg encodes:
- the LOC120070027 gene encoding uncharacterized protein LOC120070027 isoform X1 yields the protein MENKIKDCLNPRKRFIGSFPFHPAIVVLVGFLSSNPSYQIISFNSILPIRKFMATLNGKVTYSSLSNVGKVNRVHNDDEDCDSLWAMPNGSAPFQNSKFSVESEDFIEDECDSSDEFDIPKQNSVRPEVNLKNVLNGMFAILTGANKPSDVSSDKQVPSSNISFLGSEKNGDTYLHSSVYIPSAPPLLEPNMINYTAYKDVLEAEPPEWLPDSSSSICMQCTAPFTAITRGRHHCRFCGGIFCRACSKGRCLMPVKFRERNPQRVCDACYDRLDPLQGVLINSISNAVQRAKHDVMDWTCSRGWLNLPIGLSMEHEIYKASKTLRGYFQVSRLNPEKSIPLAVLKGAKGLAILTVAKGGVLVAYKFGTGLVIARRSDGSWSAPSAILSVGLGWGAQIGGELMDFIIVLHNSKAVKTFCSRMHFSLGAGCSVAAGPVGRVLEADLRAGDRGSGMCYTYSCSKGILIRLCIFCLTWKFFFDSTLVSSSSEN
- the LOC120070027 gene encoding uncharacterized protein LOC120070027 isoform X2, translating into MATLNGKVTYSSLSNVGKVNRVHNDDEDCDSLWAMPNGSAPFQNSKFSVESEDFIEDECDSSDEFDIPKQNSVRPEVNLKNVLNGMFAILTGANKPSDVSSDKQVPSSNISFLGSEKNGDTYLHSSVYIPSAPPLLEPNMINYTAYKDVLEAEPPEWLPDSSSSICMQCTAPFTAITRGRHHCRFCGGIFCRACSKGRCLMPVKFRERNPQRVCDACYDRLDPLQGVLINSISNAVQRAKHDVMDWTCSRGWLNLPIGLSMEHEIYKASKTLRGYFQVSRLNPEKSIPLAVLKGAKGLAILTVAKGGVLVAYKFGTGLVIARRSDGSWSAPSAILSVGLGWGAQIGGELMDFIIVLHNSKAVKTFCSRMHFSLGAGCSVAAGPVGRVLEADLRAGDRGSGMCYTYSCSKGILIRLCIFCLTWKFFFDSTLVSSSSEN